The proteins below come from a single Penaeus monodon isolate SGIC_2016 chromosome 23, NSTDA_Pmon_1, whole genome shotgun sequence genomic window:
- the LOC119588409 gene encoding ctenidin-3-like, with the protein MFLQRPLVTAVGVVLMCCYASAQYQYGSRGVVQGGGGRFTSGGFVGGRGGGSTVVRLPITASGVVPNYAVNPNRPVSYNVVRIPKVAMHTLPSTGPVGGVHVGGGNFGGGRVGGGQFGGGRVGGTYG; encoded by the exons ATGTTCCTACAGCGTCCTTTG GTTACAGCAGTGGGCGTCGTCCTGATGTGCTGCTACGCCTCGGCTCAGTACCAGTACGGTTCGAGGGGCGTCGTCCAGGGCGGCGGAGGCAGGTTCACCTCAGGAGGCTTCGTCGGTGGCAGAGGCGGTGGCAGCACTGTTGTCAGACTTCCCATCACTGCTTCAGGGGTTGTTCCCAACTACGCTGTTAACCCCAACCGGCCAGTGAGTTACAACGTCGTTCGCATCCCGAAGGTGGCCATGCACACTCTGCCCTCTACCGGCCCTGTTGGAGGCGTTCATGTTGGGGGTGGCAATTTCGGAGGCGGTCGTGTCGGAGGTGGCCAATTTGGAGGCGGCCGTGTTGGTGGCACCTATGGTTAA